A segment of the Desulfitobacterium dehalogenans ATCC 51507 genome:
AAATTAGACATCAGATGTTTTTTGATAAGAAGAAAGATATTGCAGAATTCCTTGGACTGGCTCCAGCTAATTACAGTAGGTATGAACACCAACACGTTCAACCCTCTCTGGAAATGGCTCTTAAAATGGCTAGAAAACTTAATATGAAAGTAGAGGATATAGTCTACTTAGAAGAATCCCCAGACGAATAAGTCTGGGGATTTTCCTATATTTACATATATGCGGACAAACAAGAAACATATCACTCTTGAATAGTTTAGTATCACCAGAGGAACACACAGTACCCCCAAGGAGGTGATACTATGGGTAAAAAAAAGCGCCATTTCTGGGATGATGAAGATCTGCGCCCAATACTTGACGATTTACCGGATAATGAACTATCTTTTCATGTCCGGAACTCGCTCCGGGAATACATCGTCAATCATCCCTACCTTGCCCGAAAACGCTGGCGTGAAGTCGTCTATGGAGAAGGCCCACTAAATGAACCGGAAACTGAAAAAGAAAATAACAAAAAACAATAGAAAATAACCAAGGAGGTTAGCTATGCTTCGTAATGATGCTCCCTTGGTTGACCGGCTCAGATACATTTACATTCGCAGAAAAGGACCAGTGTACGC
Coding sequences within it:
- a CDS encoding helix-turn-helix transcriptional regulator; this encodes MGVKNRLKEIRHQMFFDKKKDIAEFLGLAPANYSRYEHQHVQPSLEMALKMARKLNMKVEDIVYLEESPDE